TCTCGCTTCCCGCGGGTCGGCTGGGAGGCCAATTTTAGGGAAGCAGCCGGGGCCTCGGCTGTCGCCCAATCTGATTTTCATGCAGAACTTGCATGAGGTTATGCGAGCTTGAAGCGCGACCATTCGTGCCAGCGCCGGGCGTGACAAAAGGCACGGCCGCGCGGCCTGCAAAGCTGCGCGGCGGAAGGGGAAAACGGGAAAAGCCGGGGGCGAACGCGCGACGCGCCGTCAGGCCATGTAGACGGCGATGAAGGCCAGCAGGAACATCAGCACGCCGCCCATGACGGGCAGCACCACGGGCATCAGGTGCACCACGGACTCGACGCCGTCATGCGCCGGGGTCTGCTCAGTCGTCGTTGTGGGGGTGGCCATGTGTGTCAGTTCCTGCTTGGATGTCGAGCTGGCGGGAATTCTAGCCCAGGGCTGCTGGCCCACCCTAGAGCAGCGCGTAGGTCACGCTGGCGCGGCACACGCTCTTGCCGTCGGCGGCGCCGCGCAGGTCGATCTCGCCGAACGCCAGCGACTTGCCGGCGCGCAGCACCCGCGCCTGCACCAGCGCATCCTGGTTGGACAGGGGCTTGAGGAAGCTGGTGTTCATCTGCACGGTGGTGCAGGGCCGGAACTCGCCGAAATGGTTGATCAGGGCCAGCACCATGGCGGTGTCGGCGGCCGCCATCATGGCCTGGCCGCACAGCATGCCGCCCACTCGCGACAGCCGCTCGCCTTGCGGCAACCTCAGCGTCACGCCGTCGCCGTCGAAGCTTTCGACCGCCAGCCCCAGCTCCTGCACCCAGGGGGCGAAGTACTCGGGCAGCGCCCCCTGCAGTTTTTCCTTGTCCATCATTGCTCCCTCGCCTGGAATCCGCCGCGGTGCAGCGCCTCGAGCACCGACTGGATGTGGTCGCGCCCGCGCGTCTGCAGCACCAGCTCGATCTCCACATTCTGGGCCGCCAGCAGCGTGAACGCGCGCTGGTGGTGCACCTCGTCGATGTTGGCACCGGCCTCGCCGACGATGGCGGTGATGCGCGCCAACGAGCCCGGCACGTCGCGCGCGCTCACCAGCACCCGCGCCAGCCGGCCGGCCCGCACCATGCCGCGCTCGATGATCGCCGCCAGCAGCATGGGGTCGATGTTGCCGCCGCCCAGCACCAGGCCGACGGTGCGGCCGCGGAAGCGCCCGGGCTCCTTGAGCAGGGCCGCCAGTCCGGCGGCGCCGGCGCCCTCGACCAGCGTCTTCTCGATCTCCAGCAGCATCACGATCGCCTGCTCGATGTCGCCCTCGTCCACCAGCAACAGGTCGTCGACATGGCGCTCGATCACCGCCCGCGTGATGTGCCCGGGCGTGCCGACGGCGATGCCTTCGGCGATGGTGCTGGCGCCCTGCGGCAGCGCCGCATGCTTGACCGCGTTGAACATGTTGGGAAAGCGCAGCGCCTGCACGCCCACCACCTCGATCGAGGGCTTGATCGCCTTGGCCGCCACCGCGATGCCCGAGATCAGGCCGCCGCCGCCGACCGCCACCACCAGCGTGTCCAGCTGCGGCACCGCCCGCAGCATCTCGATGCCCACCGTTCCCTGGCCGGCGACGATCGCCTCATCGTCATAGGGGTGCACGAAGGTGAGTTCCTGCGC
Above is a window of Ramlibacter tataouinensis DNA encoding:
- a CDS encoding PaaI family thioesterase; translated protein: MDKEKLQGALPEYFAPWVQELGLAVESFDGDGVTLRLPQGERLSRVGGMLCGQAMMAAADTAMVLALINHFGEFRPCTTVQMNTSFLKPLSNQDALVQARVLRAGKSLAFGEIDLRGAADGKSVCRASVTYALL
- a CDS encoding threonine ammonia-lyase; amino-acid sequence: MIELADIQAAAARLHGQVMDTPCVESRTLSHITGAQVFLKFENLQFTASFKERGACNKLAQLSDEEKRRGVIAMSAGNHAQGVAYHAQRLGLRAVIVMPRFTPGVKVERTRSFGAEVLLHGDTLDEARSHALQLAAAQELTFVHPYDDEAIVAGQGTVGIEMLRAVPQLDTLVVAVGGGGLISGIAVAAKAIKPSIEVVGVQALRFPNMFNAVKHAALPQGASTIAEGIAVGTPGHITRAVIERHVDDLLLVDEGDIEQAIVMLLEIEKTLVEGAGAAGLAALLKEPGRFRGRTVGLVLGGGNIDPMLLAAIIERGMVRAGRLARVLVSARDVPGSLARITAIVGEAGANIDEVHHQRAFTLLAAQNVEIELVLQTRGRDHIQSVLEALHRGGFQAREQ